TATGTTATTATAGTAACAGATCCAGCCATCCTTTAAAACGGGTTCATTTGGGAATGTGATTTATATCATAACTAAATAATAGTATTTGATTCACtaatatttaaatgtctttatttgtgATCTTAGATTAATATGACGGACACAATATattctgttgttgctgttgttaatACCAGCCGTCTCTAACTGCCATATTTGAAAGGTTATAGAAACACATGCTGGCATGTCAGAAGGAATTTGACTCCAAGTAAACACAATAATAACTAATAAGACTTCAAAGAAAACCAAGGAGTGACGTCGCCATGACGACGTCCTCTTCTCACAAACCGTCCGTTGGAAACTCGTCAGGTGTCTCTGCCTCTTTGACTTCGGTGTGTGTGGACGGAGATGAAGGAGGCTGTTAGACTGATAagctcctgctgcaggaagcAGACTTGTTTCCTGCAGCTCCACACGCTTTATTTGTgtagtcacagtgtgtgtgtgtgtgtgtctgtgtgtgtttgtgtgtgtcagttgaCTCTCGTGGGAACAACAATGTCAAACACACTCTGGTGTGTGCAGCGAGAGGTTttatctcatctcatcttccCTCCCGAAGGAAGGAGAGCCTCACCTGGTCtgatctggtgtgtgtgtgtgtgtgtgtgttgtgctcatGCACGAGTGGCGTGCACGTAGTCAGAGCATCACTTCCAGCTCGGTGGATTAGGAGCTTAGAGACGTGCTCCTCCAGCGCTTTACTCACAAACAGGACTTAAGCCCTAATGGATTCCTCTCATTAGAACCTGGGGGGCTCGTGGTCATTGAGTCTCTTCAGGTTTAGTTTGTAATCATTTTGAGTTGTTCATCTTGTTGTTCTGGTTACTTTGAGGTCCACCATGTTACACGTTACATCTGGATCTTTATTCTCCAACACACTTTGTTTtgattgtattatattatttcCCCTCATGGAAGCGGCTCTGTGAGCTTTCATTCTTTAACAGCCTTTAAAGCCACAGTGACGCTACTAGTTTCCTGGTAGCCTGATCCCACATTTACAGAATGTCACCTCTCGTTCCTCAAAAGGCCAGCAGGCCTCACGAGACCGGACCGCCCTCCCTAGCACAAGAACGCAGATTGTTCCCCAAACCGGCCTCCAAGAGACCAATCGGGACGAGTCCCTCGAGAGGCCCAACAAGCAGAGACTGTAGGAACCTGAGAGGTCCGAGAGGTGCAGTAGAGACTGTGAGGGCTACACCTGAAAGCATTACACCTGAAAGCATTACACCTGAAAGCATTACACCTGAAAGCATTACACCTAAAAGCATTACACCTGAAAGCATTACACCTGAAAGCATTACACCTGAAAGCATTACACCTGAAAGCATTACACCTGAAAGCATTACACCTGAAAGCATTACACCTGAAAGCATTACACCTGAATGCATCCTCCCTGAATGCATCCTCCCTGAATGCATCACCCCTGAATGCTTCAGCCCCCTGAATGCATCACCCCTGAACGCATTGCCCCTGAATGCATCGGCCCCTGAATGCATCGGCCCCTGAATGCATCGGCCCCCTGAATGCATCGCCCCTGAATGCTTCCTCCCTGAATGCATCGGCCCCTGAATGCATCACCCCTGAATGCATTGGCCCCTGAATGCACCGGCCCCTGAATGCATCACCCCTGAATGCATCGGCCCCTGAATGCATCGCCCCGGCTGCGGTCCAGAACCTTCCAAGCGGCTTCAGGAATGACCTCCTGCTGTCATTAAAGCAGCTGTGCTCCGGGGTTCTGCGCTGGAAAGTGAGAAGAAGAGAACAAACGGCTTCATCACGAGGGGAACTGAATGTGTGAAACGTGGAACCTTCGATCGCATGACAAATAGTTCTCTGATAGAAAAAATATTGTTTGGGGAATTTACAAGAAGGTCCGTTCagtttttacatgttttagaaATAAATGTGAGTAAattgtaatattattattatctgacATTCAGCCTTTGCTTCTTTATCACACATTTAATACTTGAGGGTTTGTATGAAGTTAATAAAGCGCTTTGAGTTTACAGATAATTAGAATCCCTTCTCTTCATCCTGAAGGTTATTTCATTGGGTTTAAACGTTGCATTCGTTGTCTTTGGCTTCTTCACAGTCCCATGAGCACATGGAGccccggtgcatgctgggagctctCAATGCAATACCAAGCcagaataaatgaatgtaaCGTGTCTATGCTTCAGGAAACACGCCGATGACCTGTTCTTCATGGACGACCTCCAGGATCCTTTCCTCGTGTGCGTTCACCTCATCGTTGACCCCGGCCAGGGGAAGCTCCTGCAGCGAGCGGCCGATGGCGTTCTGGCGTGGGTCCACCccgagctgcagctcctccgggTTTCGGAGCGGGCCTCCTTCTCGGGGCCCAAGAGCCGTCAGAACGCCGGTCAGCCGGCCCTGGCGGTCATCGTCTTCCTGCGGGACGGGAACGGTGGCGAGGAGCCGGCCCTGATGCTGCACCGCGTCCTGCGAAGGCCGCCCTGGAGCTACCACCACACGGAGAAGGTCAGCAACGCCCACCCAATGCTGCCGCTGTCGCCCTGCAGTCAGGACTTCTTCACGCTGTCCAGTGGCACGCCGCTGTGGGCCGTGCGGCAGATCAACTACGGGAAGGAGGTGGTGCGGTTCACCGTGTACTGCCGCCAGGAGAACTACGTCCACATGGTGCGCCTctacaagctgctgctgcagcgcggGCCCACGCAGAGGAAGGAGGACTTCTGCTTCTTCGTTGTGTACTCCAACCATGAGATGGAGGTCCAGTTGTCTTTCAAGAGGCTCCCGAGGGGCCAGAGGCCCGTAGCCCTGGAGGCGGCGGTGATGGAGGTCAGGGTGCCGGATGTTGGGGCGCTGGTGGCCCTTCTTCCTCGGCCCTGCTGCCCCATCAGTGACGCCCGCTGGCAGACGGAGGACTATGATGGAAACAAGATcctgctgcaggtgaggagCGGGAGGGGGAGTCTATACACTATATCGCCATATATACAAGTATGGtgataatatcgtgacttaagtatggtgataatatcgtgacttaagtatggtgataatatcgtgacttaagtatcatgatgatatcgtgacttaagtatggtgataatatcgtgacttaagtatcatgatgatatcgtgacttaagtatcatgataatatcgtgacttaagtatcatgatgatatcgtgacttaagtatggtaataatatcgtgacttaagtatcatgataatatcgtgacttaagtatggtgataatatcgtgacttaagtatcatgatgatatcgtgacttaagtatcatGATAATATCGTCACTTAAGTATGGtgataatatcgtgacttaagtatcatgatgatatcgtgacttaagtatggtgataatatcgtgacttaagtatggtaataatatcgtgacttaagtatcatgataatatcgtgacttaagtatcgtgataatatcgGGACTTAAGTATCATGAtgatatcgtgacttaagtatggtgataatatcgtgacttaagtatcatgatgatatcgtgacttaagtatggtaataatatcgtgacttaagtatcgtgataatatcgtgacttaagtatggtgataatatcgtgacttaagtatggtaataatatcgtgacttaagtatcatGATAATATCATGACTTAAGTATCAtgataatatcgtgacttaagtatggtaataatatcgtgacttaagtatcgtgataatatcgtgacttaagtatggtgataatatcgtgacttaagtatggtgataatatcgtgacttaagtatggtgataatatcgtgacttaagtatggtgataatatcgtgacttaagtatcatgatgatatcgtgacttaagtatggtgataatatcgtgacttaagtatcatgatgatatcgtgacttaagtatcatgataatatcgtgacttaagtatcatgatgatatcgtgacttaagtatggtaataatatcgtgacttaagtatcatgataatatcgtgacttaagtatggtgataatatcgtgacttaagtatcatgatgatatcgtgacttaagtatcatGATAATATCGTCACTTAAGTATGGtgataatatcgtgacttaagtatcatgatgatatcgtgacttaagtatggtgataatatcgtgacttaagtatggtaataatatcgtgacttaagtatcatgataatatcgtgacttaagtatcgtgataatatcgGGACTTAAGTATCATGAtgatatcgtgacttaagtatggtgataatatcgtgacttaagtatcatgatgatatcgtgacttaagtatggtaataatatcgtgacttaagtatcgtgataatatcgtgacttaagtatggtgataatatcgtgacttaagtatggtaataatatcgtgacttaagtatcatGATAATATCATG
The window above is part of the Gasterosteus aculeatus chromosome 16, fGasAcu3.hap1.1, whole genome shotgun sequence genome. Proteins encoded here:
- the fam124a gene encoding protein FAM124A, translating into MDDLQDPFLVCVHLIVDPGQGKLLQRAADGVLAWVHPELQLLRVSERASFSGPKSRQNAGQPALAVIVFLRDGNGGEEPALMLHRVLRRPPWSYHHTEKVSNAHPMLPLSPCSQDFFTLSSGTPLWAVRQINYGKEVVRFTVYCRQENYVHMVRLYKLLLQRGPTQRKEDFCFFVVYSNHEMEVQLSFKRLPRGQRPVALEAAVMEVRVPDVGALVALLPRPCCPISDARWQTEDYDGNKILLQVRGSRPVSGSASAPSTFLRSSASDRNCRHHHRSTSWHRLQHPVVPKDQQEQQDQGSTGRPDGRGHRSGSVSTHSSPGPLHRSPSLVPPFRLNLDALIWAQETDVDTGDVVSPVGVYLSVFSARVKPAPPPGDIRAFPLWGRIPNRPACTSLGGGSTPSLSDGSSHQSDCCSVISVRVEEEQEEEQEEEEEEEQEEEEEQEEEEQVEEEEEFYI